From the Lactuca sativa cultivar Salinas chromosome 9, Lsat_Salinas_v11, whole genome shotgun sequence genome, the window atatatatatatatatatatatatatatatatatatatatatatatatatatatatatatagttttttattattttattcttaGATAGTATTTACTCAAAAAACATTACAaatgattaaaaataaaagaaaaaaatatataagagGTCATATAAAATATTTGCACAAAACAATATTCACTAATAAAAAAGCATAATTTAGAAttgattaatatttaattaatttttatgatAGTATACAAGTTTTTGTTAAACATAAACTAATAGaaaattgatttttcaaaaagACTATAAATCAATAAATAATGAATCATtatctatactttaaataatgtttggaaaaataatataatcaaatatcaaaaataatatcattattAAACGTGCAAAAAATGACTTATGAGTGTAATATTAATTACATGTTATTGTTACTAAATAACGGATAACAATAATAATATGTAGGCttttaacaaattaaataaaaataataataataataataataataataataataataataataataaaataaaaagaagtttaataagAGATTAGCTGTTAATTAAGTCACTTTCCCTTTGATATTCCACAGACCATTTACAATGTATGGGGATCATTTTAGGCAAAAGGGATAAAAATAAAATTAGGGCCCCAGAGCAACCCATTAATTACTGTCAACCTGGACCTACAGTTCGTACATTTAAACTTTCTGCTTTTGTGACAAATTATACCTTCTCCCTGCAACCCAGTCTCTATAAATATCGATTCATCACTTAACCATCAGCTATTGATAGACAAGTACAAATTGAACCACATTCATCTTCATCATGAGCCTAGCTGACGCTTCTGTTACCGATGAACCAGAGGTTCGTTGACGTTATATTgtatttatgtttttgaaaacatAATTTTGTGTTTGTATTCTTGATATATTTCATAGAACATAACTATGATTTACAGAAGTTATGGTGAAAACCGTTTGCTGAAATTTGTTGATAGCAGTTTAAAAATGTTGTTAGAGATTGTTCGGGTTCTTTTGATCCTATCAAAATCAAAAGCAAACCAATATGATGAATAAAAGTCTTTCAAGGACTATGTGAACACCTGTGTAATATATAATCCACCGCTGATTTCTGAAACTGAAACATGTTTCTCGACAAGAAATATAACATGATGAGTAGAAAAATTGATTTGGTTATTGTTTCTTGTTTTCATGCAAAAGGTTCAAAGCGAAGAAGAGAAGCTGAAGCACCTGGACTTTGTCGAAGATGCAGTACAGCAAGTAGTTGGTATTGCATCATCAGTATACGATTATGTAAAGGACAAAGTTGGTGCTATACCTGGCGTTGAGACGATAGAGACTACTGTCAAGAATGTTGTTGGCCCTGCTATTGAAAAGTTCCAAGATGTCCCTGGTGAGGTCCTCAAGTTTGTTGATCGTAAGGTCAGCTTTTCTTCCTCTTTCCTCTACAGTCTATGAAGCTAATCTTCTTCAGATTAATTCAGTACAACATGTTACGTTTTTCTCACATGCCAAACACAAGGAAAAGATCAAAAGAATATGTTCTTTCGTATTCTATAGATAATGATCTTCCTGTGACGTGATTTCAGGTTGATGAGGTACTTCCTTCTTCTGTGAAGGACGCAACAACTACAGCCAAAAGCTTCTCAACTGAAGTGGTCTCTGACGTCAAGAATAATGGTTTGGTGGAAACAGCCAAAGAACTGTTGGTAAAAATCGAGCCAGTTGCTGAGGAATATGCTTCTTCAGCTTGGGAAACTCTTAGTCAAATCCCCCTTCTCAGTAAAATCGTTAACGCTTTTGCACCAGCAGCCACTTTGGTTGCTGACAAGTACAACGAGACTGTGCAGCAAAC encodes:
- the LOC111895550 gene encoding stress-related protein; amino-acid sequence: MSLADASVTDEPEVQSEEEKLKHLDFVEDAVQQVVGIASSVYDYVKDKVGAIPGVETIETTVKNVVGPAIEKFQDVPGEVLKFVDRKVDEVLPSSVKDATTTAKSFSTEVVSDVKNNGLVETAKELLVKIEPVAEEYASSAWETLSQIPLLSKIVNAFAPAATLVADKYNETVQQTAEEGYKVSSFLPLVPTEKIAKVFTIPEAEPAKAAGGEEAAEVAGGEEAAEVPAEEGETVQEE